A region of the Aethina tumida isolate Nest 87 chromosome 3, icAetTumi1.1, whole genome shotgun sequence genome:
aaacaataaaatcctACGTCTGTTTGACAGCTGTCAAAGTAATGTTTTGATATGGGTGGttcgttattattttttattttagtttagatttctaaaacaaaaatcttgAACCAAAAATGGACCAGTCGCCCCCAATAAAGCCCCCCCGGGGGGTGAAACCGGTGAAGGAAACGGTCGGTATCATCCACAATAAGACGTGgaggttataaaattattattttgtagagTGGACTGTTGATGTCGGTAATAAGAACGTTGTCTTCCACCGAAACCAACGAACAGAGAGACAGGGAGAAGGCGAAACTGGAGGCCGAGTACAAGAGTTGCGACTTAAAGCTCGACAGTTTGGTTTCGAAGCATGAAGGGGACCTTTCCAAGGTGCCCAACATTCAAAACATCAACTTAAGGGCATAAAAACCTTCATTTGTGTTGTAGGTACTTCAACTATTCGGTAATATATCTCAAATCGTCACGGAAAACCGGGATAAAATAAGGAAAGTGAAGGAAAACTTGAAGGAGTGTAAAAGGAAGCTACATTGTCGGAGGGATGAGTTAAAAAACCTTTGGCTTGAAGGGCTGCAGTACAAGTACATGTTGGAGCTGTTGGAGGAAATGTAGGTTAAACTTACTTAAGTAGCCCCCcagtacaatataaatttcagaGAGAAAATGAATGAAGTCCCAAGTCGGTTGGCAACATACATGAGCCACAAGCACTATTTACACGCAACTAAATTACTTGTGGAGGCTGTCACTTTAGGCAGGGATACTTTGGAAGGTGTAGAGAGCCTGAAGGAGCTGAGCACGGAACTGGAGGAAAGGAAAGAGGTAATGACACATCAAAACAACCACAACTCACTAATATCACTTTATTTGCAGCAATTGCACCTGCAATTGTTCGCAGAATTGAAGGAGCACCTGTACACAAAACCGTCTCAACTCGTCCTGACGTTGAGGAGGCAAGGCTCGGGCAGGGACGGCTTCCCCATTAATTCACCGCTGCAGCGGAGCACAGAGCTTCGTTCCTCAGGACGTAACAGATCTGCCCTCTTTAGAAACAACTTCGACGATGAATCGTACGTCTCTAAACATCAActgaatgttttatattgattGTCTTTGCTTTAGGAACGTGGAGTTTGAGTTGAACGACAAGTTCGACGTCGAAGAAGACTTAGATCTGACCCACCCCGAAAACAATTCCAAGTATTTCGTAGCTATTTTAGTCAAGAGTCTGTGTTTGTTAGACAAACTGCCATACGCAATAGAAGTATGTGGTTACTCAATTAAATTGTGacaaataatgattaatttgttgtaggagattaagaaaaatatgcaaaacaCTTTGATGCAAATCGTGCAAAGGTCCACGCAACACGTAAAGAATTACGTGGACTCCCAGAACAACAATAAAGTAGCTTTAAAAgacttatttcaaattttgtttgatcAGTTCAAAGAAGTAGCACAAGcccacttaatatttttaaactgtttagaCAAAGCTTCAAAGGCCcacaatttaagtttaaatacgTACAACATGTTTTTTTACTGGAACAAAGTTCAAACTGTGATGCAACTTTTGTTAATGGATTACTTAGATGTACAAAACACTTCAAGTGATCTACAGATTAGTAGTACTGCTGAAGTTAGTGATATTAATTCGTATTTTTCAAGGAGGAAGCAACAAAGGTGGCtagtttattcaatattaattaagaaattaatttttgaggtTTCAGCAAAAAGAAATCGTTGTTTAAGTTTGATGGATCATCAAGTGCTCTTACTTTAAGCAGTACTTTAAAGTCGTCGTCTGATGTTGGCAAAGTACTGATATGCAACCCGCATCCTAACAACATTCTGGTGATATTTATTCCTTTGATGAGTTTTATTGAGGAAATGGAGCAACCCATGAATATTAGACAAAAGTACTAGTTGTGTTACTTTGACTAAAATCAAGTTATGTTACCACTTGTTCATTGCAGGAGTAGCCTACATGATTTCATTAATCAATACGTCACCAACTCATATTTGAAACAGAAATCTGATGAAATACTTAACCAAATAGATACATTAGTTAGATCTGCTGAAGCTTGGAAGGCCACAGTTCTTCTAAACGTGACATCTGACTATAAGCCACTGTTGGAGGTAAATTTGCCCCAAAGTAATGtgccttaataattattgtggcTAATTTCAGAGCTGTGTGTCGGTGGAGCGTTGCATAAGGGAGTGGCGTACCGTACTGAAGTCCCTACCCATGTACAGCGAAATAATCGCCTCCTACGCCTACATCGCATTGAAAGAATACAAAGACACCTGCTACGCCGCTTACAGAGGCATAGTTCAGCCACACTCAGAAGACAAACGCATATGCAGTGCGGCTTGGCTGAAGGACGAGGACATCAGCAGATTCCTCAAGTGAGCCCACCCCCAATTAAGCtgcaacttttattaataattgagttTAGGTCACTACCCAACTGGTTGAACCTCAAGGGCCAGCAGGAGTACCAGGCGAGAACCGAGCGCACCAAACGCGTATTGAAAAGGGACCAACCCTCCGAAGAGGAGAGCCCCGAGGACGTGAGGCAAAGGAACCGCCGCGAGGCGGAGATCCTGGCCAACAATTTGGGTGAAGGCGGGGTGGCCGCCAGCGAAATCCTCTCCGACATGTAcgttaatacaaattaattaataattaatttacttttgtgtGTGCCCCAGGTCGCTGCTGAAGGAGCTGGCCCAGCTGCAGGAGAGCATGGAGTGGTTCTCGGTGCGCATGTTCGAGTTCACCAGCAAGTTCCGGCAGGAACCGTCCAGTTTGTCACCCTCTGGTAACGACGGTGATGCGATGCAACCCGTTTCCTCCACCACGCTGCAGCAACTCACCAGTCTGGCGCAGGAGTTCGACGAACTGGCCAACACTTGTCTGCTGCTGTTGCACTTAGAAGTACGTATTACTTAACTTGATTTTTTTgagtttaatgtttaattgttgTAGGTGAGGGTGCAGTGCTTCCATTACTTGCTGGCGCAGACGCACCACAACAAAGAAACCCACGAGCCGGACCCCAAAGTGCTCGAGTTGAGTCGAGTTTTGGCCAACGTTGATGAGGCCATGACTTCCAGCTTACACGCAAGGAAATGCAAGGTACCCAAACCATCACAGTTTAGTTACAAAACTACAGTTTCTTTTTCAGTACATATTCGAAGGCCTGGGACACCTGATAGCCAAAATCCTGATCAGCTCAGTCCAATACATGCAGCACATCAATGAGGGTGGCATACAGCGCATGATCAGAAATATTTTCGCCCTCCAGCAAACATTGACCAACATAACAATGACGAGGGAGGTGGCGCTGGATCACGCCCGCCACTACTTTGAGCTCTTCTGCCTCACACCAGAGGTAAAATACGTTTTTAACTCGTTACTGGTGTATTTTATCGTAATTTTCAGGAGATTTTGAACGGAATAGTGGAGAAAGGGCCCCAATTTTCTGAATTGGAGTACATGAACGCCCTACAGTTGCTGAATAGAAGCAGGTCAACTAAAGAAATTGGGTCTGTGACTGTTCATTTGGAACGACTGTCGGATATATTGGGTGAAGTTGGAGTTACTGTCTAATAATgccattttgttatttatcattttatgttAGTTTATATGCTTATTGTTAGACAtgttacacaaaattaattttaagttaatcaTAACATGatttggattatttaattaaaaaaaaaaacactatttATTTAGGAATATGTTTACTTCTaaagtgattttaataaacacgTATTAAAGTTCGTCTTTTTTATTGCTTCCAATTCCTTCATGCTCTTCAAAAGGTAACGTGTCCCAGAATTCCTTGTTTCCTATAGAATCAACTGTTTCCATGACCAATTTATCTGGATTGATTATGTGCAGTTGGTTCAGCTTTCCTGACGTATTTTTCGGCATTGGTGTCCAGTCAACGTTAGAAATGGTTGGTTTTCTATAAAGATTTCagtaagattttattattaaattaaattaaatttagtcttACCCTGTTTTAGTAAAAGATACGAAAGCAGAGACTAATACGTTGCTTATACTTCTGTCTTCTTCAGTGCTGAGGGTGTCCAAGTAAGTCTTAAAGACGTAACAAGTGTCATCAGCATGTGATGCCCCTATAACAATGTGTAAATTATAACTATTGTTACTTCTGGAGGTTTTAATCAATTACCAAggttttctttagatttagatCTTTCCTCTGTCACACTATAAGTACCTCTGTAACTGAATTTGTAGACATAAATATCAGATTTGACCGCCGCAGATTGTAACTCTATAGTTTTTCCAATGTCCAGCTTAAATAATCTGTCGCTTATGATCTAAAATAAACCTATTATACACATCAttcgacaaaaattatttaaattattacatctaCTAACGACAGAAAATTTGCTTTTGACAAAGCTGCATCTCCCAAATAAGTTTGTCTGATCTTTTGGCTGACCTCATCTTGCAGATGTTTGTCAACAGTGAAATTATAATGAAGCACGTGAGGTATTATGTCATTCCAATTTCTGTCGATCTCTTCCAAATACTCGTCTTTTTGgtaaaattctaaaacatacttgttagtttaatataatttaagttaagtAATTGGACACCTGTAGCGGGGTAAAGTCCTTCTGCAGCAGTATACGAGACAATCCATGGCACATCATGCAccttcttatttttaattaaattataaggaGTATCACTAAACAAAGGTTTCTTTGCCCAAGTATCCACCACCAGTCCGAAGGGTGAAAATGGGTTGTACAAGAATggctaaaacatttaattaatgtaatgtaattaacTTTATGTATTTGGGCGAACCTGGAAGTGAACCACTGCGTCCAAGATTTTCCTGCCGGGCCTCGTCTTCAAGCAATTCACAAGGTCTTCGTTGGTATGAGTTGGGCATCCAACCAAAGTGGCCAACTTTTGTGCTTGTTCAAGGGGATCTTCCATGAACACCCACGGATTCAAGGCGGTGCCACTTTGGGATATACCTCTGTGGAACAACCCTAAAGACAACAACAGtagttataaaacatataatgtATCAAAAAAGGGAGCCACACCTTTGCTCTGAGGAATCAAGTAGTGAACGTGGACGCTTGCACCACCTGCAGACATCCCTGATATGGTAACGGAGTTGGGGTTACCCccgaaatatttaatgttgtctTTGATCCATTTTAGGGCCAAAATTTGGTCTTTAATGCCGTTATTTCCTGGTACTACTTCGTCTTCGGTACTTAAGAAACCTAAATACAAAACTATGGGTTAAcacattgaattattattaaactttggTACTGACCAATTGGGCCCAATCTGTAATTCATATTGACCTGAACGATATCGTTGCCCTGAAGTATTTCCGGGCCTTGCAAGTTCTTGCTTCCAAACATGAAAGCCCCACCGTGAATGTAAACAAGCACATCCAAGTTGGCTTTTGGATTTAAAGTTGGAGTGAAGACGTTAAGGTACAAACAGTCTTCCTCCCCTTCGATTTTACTATCAGGCCTTGCTGGGAAATGGGTGTATTGCAAACAGGTGTAGGAGTTGTTCGCCTTCCACGTTCCCACCCATGGCTCCACCGGTACTGCCTCCTTTAAAATCCAGAATtgtggtttaaatttaatgtttgactttaataattttgtttacctTGAATCTTAGGTCACCAATGGGTGGTTTGGCGTATGGTATACCTTTAAATGAGTAGAAATCTTTTCCATGTACTGTTTTGGCAATGTGCCCTTCGATAGTACCTAAAGATGTTTTAACCACGGGTACATCTTTGCCCCACACAACTGTAAACATTAAATACgaacataattatataattataatataataaaacagtacTTACTTAAAATAGGCAATAACAAACATAAAACTCGTAACATGTTTGAATGTTCCAGCACAATAAGGAACGGTCCATAAAGATATCTTCATATATGTCTATTAAATGGAAGAAAACGTTAGTGGGAGACAGATAAATCAGTGTGAAATGgtatatattgttttgtatttacgattatgttaattaacacaaaatatacaaagactATTTTTGTAACAGATAAGAAGTATCATATTTGatgctttaaaaatgaattatcttgaataaataatgttatttattaattaaataaaggatGATATgcaatttcatttaacaagacaaagtttaatgtaattttttttattgtagtgggattatttaaataattattattaatttttaaaaaaattttagtaattgcataatgtttattgtcagAGAGATAAAAGAGTAGTATagtaataagataaaaatttgataacaaCTGttcaatctataaaaaatactttgatAAAAGTTTGTTGGCTTTAGTCAAAttgtagattttaattttaagtaaatgtttTAAGACGGATAAAGTAAAATCAATACacttattagatttaataactgcactaaattgttacaaaataatgcagtttatttattaaaaaagtgaatattacattgtaaatattattaactataattCATCTTTGACAAGAACAACTTTCTCATTTTCCAAGATGTCCAAACTACTCCAGAATTCTCTAGGTGATAATTCATCTTGAGTTTCGAGTTTAATATCAGTTGGCCCCTTAATATTGACGTATGTTATATCACTACTCCTTACTGGATCCCACTGAACTCCTGGAAATTCAGGTTTCCTGAAAGAGATATATTGGTTTTAATGTGCTAAATTTCCTGTGTGTTTATTGATACCCTGTTTTAACGAATGCTGTTAACATGTTCACCATAAGGGGCAAGAGCTTTTTGTCTTCTTCAGTAAACTTGTCATCAGACGCTCCATACATGTAATATCTGCTAAGTCCGTGTCCCGCAcctgaaaacaatattttaaccatttaaaaaaaCCCAAAAAGTTAAGTTATCAGTTATACCGGGAATGTTGAACATATTCAAAGGTTCACTTTCATGGCTGAAAACAAAGTAATAAACCGGAGATTTGTTTACTTTAGACTGTCTTCTTGCAGCGTCTTCTGCTCCATTCACAAATAATCTATCGGAgaatacctaaaaataacctaataattaatatgaaggAACCTTATAATGTTTGATCGTACTTTAGCAAATTGTCTCAGGTTGTCTCTTGATATTTTGACTCCAGGTCCCagataatattctttaattttgtttcctaTTTTGGCCCATTGTGACTTGGccattgtataattataatccaaAGCGTAGGCAGCAATGTCAGGCCATTTCTCATCCAAGTCATCAATTTCTGACGCCAGCCCTGCAGATAATAACATTCATGGTAAATCAAACAACTCAACTGTAGCTTAAATACACTTACAATAGAAAGGGAACAGTCCTTCATCAGCCGTGGTACTAACTAACCAAGGTACGTCAATTAAATCCTTGTCAACGTAGGATTTCATGGGGTGCTTCGGAAGGAACCTGTTGGGCTCGTTGACCGACTCCACGACGGGGGCGAAGGGCGAAAACGGATACCCTCCGTAACCGTAGAACTCCGGAAGTTTAGAAAGCAACAAGGTGGCGGGCCTCTTCTTCAAACACTCCACAATATCCTTCATCTTATCTTCAATACACCCGACCAAACTGGCTAATTTCTTCGTCTTTTCACCGGGCCTCTCCTGCAGCACCCAAGGGTTCAAGGCGACGCCGCTTTCGGAGAAGGCACGATGGAACAGCCCTTTGGATAGAGGGGAGAAGTAGTGGAGGTGGACGCTGGCGGCTCCCGCCGACAGCCCGGCCAATGTCACGGAGTCTGGGTTGCCGCCGAAGCTTTTGACGTGGCGTTGAATCCATTTTAGAGCCAGGACTTGATCCTTGAGTCCCAGGTTGCCTGATACTGTTCCGTCACCGGTGCTTAAAAAGCCTAAACCCAACGAACGTTGTAAACACTCGAAGTATGAAGATCAATGATAATAGATTACCTAATATTCCTAATctgtaattaaatgaaacgAACACTATGTCTTTATCCATGAGCAAGTCGGGGGAGACGTAGGAGGAACCACTGCCAATCATAAATGCTCCACCGTGGACGTAGGCGATTACGTCCAGGTTTTCTCCTTCATGGAGTCTTTCTAGAGGCACGTAGACGTTTAGGTACAAACAATCTTCTTCTCCTACAATACAActtggtttattatttaaatactgtaTGGTTTATTTTCGTTTTACCCATAGTTGTTTCAACCATTATCCTTGCAGCTTGGATGCAAGTGTGAGAAACAGTTGCGTCCCATGTTCCTTTCCATCCATCAATTGGTTGAGGGTCCtataaagtaataatagttatttatgAGTACTGTTCTATATAACTTGCTTACttcaaatcttaaatctcCGATTGGGGGTTTTGCAAAGGGGATACCTTCAAACACAGCATACTTTCGTCCACCAAAAGATTGTCTTACAAGTCCCCTAATTTTACCCAAAGAAGTCTCAACTTCCGGATGCTCATTTGCCCTACAAACTAAGAccaaaatagtatatttattattatataatcattaaatgttTGTGACTTGCAAcgatatataattattcaattataccTACacgcaataaataataataaggagCAAATAATTTGCTTCATGTTCACGTTGGAGTATCACTTAGGTGACTGATTACCTTATTAAGATTTCAATAACAACCTAGagatagataatttttatctgcAACGTTGTcaagtgtgtgaattgtttataattattaaatagatcTGTTTTGATTTTATCCTTTCAT
Encoded here:
- the LOC109603126 gene encoding venom carboxylesterase-6-like isoform X1 translates to MKQIIYSLLLFIAFCRANEHPEVETSLGKIRGLVRQSFGGRKYAVFEGIPFAKPPIGDLRFEDPQPIDGWKGTWDATVSHTCIQAARIMVETTMGEEDCLYLNVYVPLERLHEGENLDVIAYVHGGAFMIGSGSSYVSPDLLMDKDIVFVSFNYRLGILGFLSTGDGTVSGNLGLKDQVLALKWIQRHVKSFGGNPDSVTLAGLSAGAASVHLHYFSPLSKGLFHRAFSESGVALNPWVLQERPGEKTKKLASLVGCIEDKMKDIVECLKKRPATLLLSKLPEFYGYGGYPFSPFAPVVESVNEPNRFLPKHPMKSYVDKDLIDVPWLVSTTADEGLFPFYWLASEIDDLDEKWPDIAAYALDYNYTMAKSQWAKIGNKIKEYYLGPGVKISRDNLRQFAKVFSDRLFVNGAEDAARRQSKVNKSPVYYFVFSHESEPLNMFNIPGAGHGLSRYYMYGASDDKFTEEDKKLLPLMVNMLTAFVKTGKPEFPGVQWDPVRSSDITYVNIKGPTDIKLETQDELSPREFWSSLDILENEKVVLVKDEL
- the LOC109603126 gene encoding venom carboxylesterase-6-like isoform X2, with product MKQIICSLLLFIAFCRANEHPEVETSLGKIRGLVRQSFGGRKYAVFEGIPFAKPPIGDLRFEDPQPIDGWKGTWDATVSHTCIQAARIMVETTMGEEDCLYLNVYVPLERLHEGENLDVIAYVHGGAFMIGSGSSYVSPDLLMDKDIVFVSFNYRLGILGFLSTGDGTVSGNLGLKDQVLALKWIQRHVKSFGGNPDSVTLAGLSAGAASVHLHYFSPLSKGLFHRAFSESGVALNPWVLQERPGEKTKKLASLVGCIEDKMKDIVECLKKRPATLLLSKLPEFYGYGGYPFSPFAPVVESVNEPNRFLPKHPMKSYVDKDLIDVPWLVSTTADEGLFPFYWLASEIDDLDEKWPDIAAYALDYNYTMAKSQWAKIGNKIKEYYLGPGVKISRDNLRQFAKVFSDRLFVNGAEDAARRQSKVNKSPVYYFVFSHESEPLNMFNIPGAGHGLSRYYMYGASDDKFTEEDKKLLPLMVNMLTAFVKTGKPEFPGVQWDPVRSSDITYVNIKGPTDIKLETQDELSPREFWSSLDILENEKVVLVKDEL
- the LOC109603117 gene encoding venom carboxylesterase-6-like translates to MLRVLCLLLPILIVWGKDVPVVKTSLGTIEGHIAKTVHGKDFYSFKGIPYAKPPIGDLRFKEAVPVEPWVGTWKANNSYTCLQYTHFPARPDSKIEGEEDCLYLNVFTPTLNPKANLDVLVYIHGGAFMFGSKNLQGPEILQGNDIVQVNMNYRLGPIGFLSTEDEVVPGNNGIKDQILALKWIKDNIKYFGGNPNSVTISGMSAGGASVHVHYLIPQSKGLFHRGISQSGTALNPWVFMEDPLEQAQKLATLVGCPTHTNEDLVNCLKTRPGRKILDAVVHFQPFLYNPFSPFGLVVDTWAKKPLFSDTPYNLIKNKKVHDVPWIVSYTAAEGLYPATEFYQKDEYLEEIDRNWNDIIPHVLHYNFTVDKHLQDEVSQKIRQTYLGDAALSKANFLSLVDIISDRLFKLDIGKTIELQSAAVKSDIYVYKFSYRGTYSVTEERSKSKENLGASHADDTCYVFKTYLDTLSTEEDRSISNVLVSAFVSFTKTGKPTISNVDWTPMPKNTSGKLNQLHIINPDKLVMETVDSIGNKEFWDTLPFEEHEGIGSNKKDEL
- the LOC109603114 gene encoding exocyst complex component 4, producing the protein MDQSPPIKPPRGVKPVKETSGLLMSVIRTLSSTETNEQRDREKAKLEAEYKSCDLKLDSLVSKHEGDLSKVLQLFGNISQIVTENRDKIRKVKENLKECKRKLHCRRDELKNLWLEGLQYKYMLELLEEIEKMNEVPSRLATYMSHKHYLHATKLLVEAVTLGRDTLEGVESLKELSTELEERKEQLHLQLFAELKEHLYTKPSQLVLTLRRQGSGRDGFPINSPLQRSTELRSSGRNRSALFRNNFDDESNVEFELNDKFDVEEDLDLTHPENNSKYFVAILVKSLCLLDKLPYAIEEIKKNMQNTLMQIVQRSTQHVKNYVDSQNNNKVALKDLFQILFDQFKEVAQAHLIFLNCLDKASKAHNLSLNTYNMFFYWNKVQTVMQLLLMDYLDVQNTSSDLQISSTAEVSDINSYFSRRKQQSKKKSLFKFDGSSSALTLSSTLKSSSDVGKVLICNPHPNNILVIFIPLMSFIEEMEQPMNIRQKSSLHDFINQYVTNSYLKQKSDEILNQIDTLVRSAEAWKATVLLNVTSDYKPLLESCVSVERCIREWRTVLKSLPMYSEIIASYAYIALKEYKDTCYAAYRGIVQPHSEDKRICSAAWLKDEDISRFLKSLPNWLNLKGQQEYQARTERTKRVLKRDQPSEEESPEDVRQRNRREAEILANNLGEGGVAASEILSDMSLLKELAQLQESMEWFSVRMFEFTSKFRQEPSSLSPSGNDGDAMQPVSSTTLQQLTSLAQEFDELANTCLLLLHLEVRVQCFHYLLAQTHHNKETHEPDPKVLELSRVLANVDEAMTSSLHARKCKYIFEGLGHLIAKILISSVQYMQHINEGGIQRMIRNIFALQQTLTNITMTREVALDHARHYFELFCLTPEEILNGIVEKGPQFSELEYMNALQLLNRSRSTKEIGSVTVHLERLSDILGEVGVTV